In Bacillus toyonensis BCT-7112, a single window of DNA contains:
- the acpS gene encoding holo-ACP synthase, with protein sequence MIVGIGIDIIELNRIEKMLDGKLKFMERILTESERNVAMELKGSRLTEFVAGRFAAKEAYSKAVGTGIGKEVSFLDIEVKNDDRGKPLLIANTEHIVHLSISHSKEFAVAQVVLESLSR encoded by the coding sequence ATGATTGTAGGGATTGGAATAGATATTATTGAATTGAATCGAATTGAAAAAATGCTAGATGGAAAGCTTAAATTTATGGAACGTATTTTAACTGAAAGTGAACGTAATGTTGCTATGGAACTGAAAGGGAGTCGCCTTACAGAGTTTGTAGCGGGAAGATTTGCAGCGAAAGAGGCGTATTCAAAAGCGGTAGGCACTGGTATCGGGAAAGAAGTGAGTTTTTTAGATATTGAAGTGAAAAATGATGATAGAGGGAAGCCGCTTCTTATTGCAAATACAGAGCATATTGTTCATTTATCAATTAGTCATAGTAAGGAATTTGCTGTTGCACAAGTTGTTTTAGAAAGCTTGTCACGCTAG
- a CDS encoding LolA family protein, whose translation MEKKQDDVVRDLEAKVKGMKSYQAEAKLTIKTGNEPQEYKVEIWHKEPSFYRVNLQNAKKDQSQIILRNEEGVFVLTPALNKSFRFQSDWPQNSSQAYLYESLVRDILQDKKNLTFEKTDKYYIFKTKTNYQHQNMLPKQEITLKKSDLTPVSVKLMDNDQNVLVKVDFSKVKFDAKFDKGAFDTKQNMSRAQVDVQTTAKEDKPFAILYPRDTPQGMTLKDEKELKTDSGKRTILTYTGNKKSFTLIQEKAKVAEASSAVSVSGEPVDLGFTIGALTKESVTWSHNGVEYMLVSKGLEPNELLMVARSVTAKQVK comes from the coding sequence ATGGAAAAGAAACAAGATGATGTTGTGAGAGATTTAGAAGCGAAAGTGAAAGGGATGAAAAGTTATCAAGCTGAAGCGAAATTAACTATTAAAACAGGGAATGAGCCTCAGGAGTATAAAGTGGAAATTTGGCATAAAGAACCTTCTTTTTATCGTGTGAATTTACAGAATGCAAAAAAAGATCAGAGCCAAATTATTTTAAGAAATGAAGAAGGGGTATTTGTATTAACTCCAGCGCTTAATAAGAGTTTCCGTTTTCAAAGTGATTGGCCGCAAAATAGTAGCCAGGCCTATTTATATGAATCACTTGTAAGAGATATTTTGCAGGATAAGAAAAACCTTACTTTCGAGAAAACAGATAAATATTATATTTTCAAAACAAAAACAAACTATCAACATCAAAATATGTTACCGAAACAAGAGATTACATTGAAGAAAAGCGATTTAACACCAGTTTCGGTGAAATTAATGGATAATGATCAAAATGTTCTTGTGAAAGTAGATTTCTCTAAAGTGAAATTCGATGCGAAATTTGATAAAGGTGCATTTGATACGAAACAAAATATGTCTAGAGCGCAAGTAGATGTTCAAACAACAGCGAAAGAAGACAAACCATTTGCTATTTTGTATCCGCGTGATACGCCGCAAGGCATGACTCTGAAAGACGAAAAAGAGTTGAAGACAGACAGTGGCAAGCGTACGATACTCACATACACTGGAAATAAGAAATCCTTTACCTTAATACAAGAAAAGGCAAAAGTTGCAGAGGCTTCGTCAGCAGTAAGTGTAAGTGGAGAGCCGGTTGATCTTGGGTTTACGATTGGTGCATTGACGAAAGAATCTGTAACGTGGTCACATAACGGAGTAGAATATATGCTCGTGTCTAAAGGTTTAGAGCCGAATGAGTTGTTAATGGTAGCTCGTTCAGTTACAGCGAAGCAGGTGAAGTAA
- the alr gene encoding alanine racemase — protein MEEASFYRDTWVEVDLDAIYNNITHIKEFIPSNVEIFAVVKANAYGHDYVPVAKTALEAGATRLAVAFLDEALVLRRAGITVPILVLGPSPPRDINVAAENDVALTVFQKEWVEEAIKLWDGSSIMKFHINFDSGMGRIGIRERKELKEFLKSLEGAPFLELEGVYTHFATADEVETSYFDKQYNTFLQQLSWLKEFGVDPKFVHTANSAATLRFQGITFNAVRIGIAMYGLSPSVEIRPFLPFKLEPALSLHTKVAHIKQVIKGDGISYNVTYRTKTEEWIATVAIGYADGWLRRLQGFEVLVDGKRVPIVGRVTMDQFMIHLPCEVPLGTKVTLIGRQGDEYISATEVAEYSGTINYEIIATISFRVPRIFIRHGKVVEIINYLNNI, from the coding sequence ATGGAAGAAGCGTCATTTTACCGTGATACTTGGGTGGAAGTGGATTTAGATGCGATTTATAACAATATTACGCATATTAAAGAGTTCATTCCGAGTAATGTTGAGATTTTTGCTGTAGTTAAAGCGAATGCATATGGGCACGATTATGTACCGGTGGCTAAAACCGCATTAGAAGCAGGTGCAACAAGATTAGCAGTTGCTTTTTTAGATGAAGCCTTAGTTCTTAGAAGGGCTGGTATTACCGTACCAATTTTAGTGCTAGGTCCTTCCCCGCCTCGAGATATAAATGTAGCTGCTGAAAATGATGTAGCATTAACTGTTTTTCAAAAAGAATGGGTGGAAGAAGCCATCAAACTATGGGATGGTTCATCTATAATGAAATTCCATATTAATTTTGATAGTGGTATGGGGAGAATTGGAATACGCGAACGCAAAGAATTAAAAGAATTCTTAAAGAGTTTAGAAGGTGCACCATTTTTAGAGTTAGAAGGAGTATATACGCATTTTGCAACAGCAGATGAGGTTGAGACTTCGTATTTTGATAAGCAATATAACACGTTCTTGCAGCAGTTAAGTTGGTTGAAGGAATTCGGAGTGGATCCTAAATTTGTCCATACAGCTAATAGTGCTGCAACTTTACGTTTTCAAGGAATTACATTTAATGCAGTACGAATTGGTATTGCGATGTATGGATTATCCCCATCTGTAGAAATACGTCCTTTTTTACCATTTAAATTAGAACCGGCGTTATCATTGCATACGAAAGTTGCTCATATTAAACAGGTGATTAAAGGGGATGGAATTAGTTATAACGTCACTTACCGAACAAAAACTGAAGAATGGATTGCAACTGTTGCGATTGGATATGCAGATGGCTGGCTTAGAAGATTACAAGGATTTGAAGTGCTTGTGGATGGTAAAAGAGTACCGATTGTAGGGAGAGTAACAATGGATCAATTCATGATTCATCTTCCTTGTGAAGTCCCGCTTGGTACGAAAGTTACACTCATTGGACGACAAGGTGATGAATATATTAGCGCTACAGAGGTTGCTGAATATTCCGGGACTATTAATTATGAAATTATTGCAACGATTAGTTTCCGTGTGCCGAGAATATTTATACGACATGGTAAAGTTGTAGAAATCATCAATTATTTGAATAATATATAG
- a CDS encoding antitoxin EndoAI has translation MSESSVTTEIVVRLPKQMVTELDGIGKQENKNRHELICQATQLLLRQHKTKKRYQHESMRRGYIEMGKINLGIASEAFLAEYEAAHTVERLVSGG, from the coding sequence GTGTCCGAATCAAGTGTAACTACTGAAATCGTGGTTCGGTTGCCAAAGCAAATGGTAACGGAATTGGACGGAATTGGAAAACAAGAGAATAAGAATCGCCATGAACTAATTTGCCAGGCAACACAACTGTTATTGCGTCAACATAAGACGAAGAAACGCTACCAACATGAATCAATGCGACGTGGGTACATTGAAATGGGAAAAATTAATCTTGGTATTGCATCTGAAGCTTTCTTAGCAGAGTATGAAGCAGCTCATACGGTAGAACGCTTAGTTAGCGGGGGGTAA
- the ndoA gene encoding type II toxin-antitoxin system endoribonuclease NdoA, producing MIVKRGDVYFADLSPVVGSEQGGVRPVLVIQNDIGNRFSPTVIVAAITAQIQKAKLPTHVEIDAKKYGFERDSVILLEQIRTIDKQRLTDKITHLDEVMMIRVDEALQISLGLIDF from the coding sequence TTGATTGTAAAACGCGGCGACGTGTATTTTGCAGACCTTTCCCCAGTTGTTGGTTCTGAGCAAGGAGGCGTTCGTCCGGTTCTTGTCATTCAAAATGACATCGGAAATCGTTTTAGTCCAACGGTGATTGTAGCGGCTATTACTGCACAGATTCAAAAAGCGAAATTACCCACTCATGTGGAAATTGATGCGAAAAAGTATGGATTTGAGAGAGATTCTGTTATTTTACTTGAGCAGATTCGAACAATCGATAAGCAACGCTTAACGGACAAAATCACTCATTTGGATGAAGTGATGATGATTCGTGTAGATGAAGCGTTACAAATTAGTTTAGGACTAATAGATTTTTAA
- a CDS encoding Tex family protein translates to MEMVDNRQALMKMLVKELGFTEKQVRHVIQLTEEGNTVPFIARYRKEWTGSLDEVQIRAILERWQYMMQLEDRKEEVLRLIGEKGKLTEELRRHIVAATKLQEVEDLYRPYKEKRRTKATIAKEKGLEPLAEWLLLYKKEDPAKKAMEFVNAEKEVESAEEALQGAQDIIAEIVSDEAAYRSWIRNVTFRKGVMSSVVKDEEKDEKNIYEMYYSYEEPLQKVVPHRVLAMNRGEKEDILRVSVVPPVDEIITFLYKKVIRDNDSKSAHYVQLAIEDGYKRLIQSSIEREIRKELTETAEEQAIHIFSENLRNLLLQPPMKGKVVLAVDPAYRTGCKLAVVDDTGKVLYIDVIYPHPPVRKYDDAKKKVLSIIDKYQVEMIAIGNGTASRETEEFIVDVLQSVKQDVFYIIVNEAGASVYSASDLAREEFPDFQVEERSAVSIGRRLQDPLAELVKIDPKSVGVGQYQHDVTQKRLNESLTFVVETAVNQVGVNVNTASVALLQYVSGLSKTVAKNIVAKREEDGKFTKRTELKKIPRLGAKTYEQCIGFLRILEGANPLDRTGIHPEQYKNVELLLKSLGLSKNDVGKPNLQESLEGVDVSKLSQETEIGEPTLVDIIDALISPERDMRDELPKPLLKKGILKLEDLQRGMELEGTVRNVVDFGAFVDIGVKQDGLVHISKLSKQFVKHPLDVVSVGQIVKVWVDDIDTKKGRVALSMLPIE, encoded by the coding sequence ATGGAAATGGTAGATAATCGACAAGCGTTAATGAAAATGTTAGTGAAAGAATTAGGCTTTACCGAAAAGCAAGTTCGTCATGTTATTCAATTAACAGAAGAAGGTAACACAGTTCCATTTATTGCTCGTTACCGAAAAGAATGGACAGGCTCTTTAGATGAGGTGCAAATTCGTGCAATCTTAGAGAGATGGCAATATATGATGCAGCTTGAAGATAGGAAAGAAGAGGTTCTTCGTCTTATTGGTGAAAAGGGTAAGCTAACCGAAGAGTTGCGCCGTCATATTGTTGCCGCAACGAAACTACAGGAAGTAGAAGATTTATATCGTCCTTATAAAGAGAAAAGAAGAACGAAAGCGACGATTGCAAAAGAAAAAGGATTAGAACCGCTAGCTGAATGGTTATTGTTATATAAAAAAGAAGATCCGGCTAAAAAGGCTATGGAATTTGTTAATGCAGAAAAAGAAGTGGAATCTGCAGAAGAGGCGTTGCAAGGTGCGCAAGACATTATTGCAGAAATCGTTTCAGATGAAGCTGCGTATCGTAGTTGGATTCGGAATGTTACTTTTAGAAAAGGTGTTATGTCTTCGGTTGTAAAAGACGAAGAAAAAGATGAAAAGAATATATATGAAATGTATTACAGTTATGAAGAACCGTTGCAGAAAGTAGTACCGCATCGTGTATTAGCGATGAATCGCGGTGAGAAAGAAGATATATTGAGAGTTTCTGTTGTTCCACCAGTAGATGAGATAATAACTTTCTTATATAAGAAAGTAATCCGTGATAACGATTCAAAAAGTGCGCATTATGTACAATTAGCGATTGAGGATGGCTATAAACGATTAATTCAATCTTCGATTGAAAGAGAAATTCGAAAAGAATTAACAGAAACAGCTGAAGAACAAGCGATACATATTTTCTCTGAGAACTTACGTAATTTATTATTACAACCTCCAATGAAAGGGAAGGTTGTGCTAGCCGTAGACCCTGCATATAGAACTGGTTGTAAATTAGCTGTAGTAGATGATACGGGGAAAGTTCTATATATCGATGTTATTTATCCGCATCCACCTGTTCGTAAATATGATGATGCAAAAAAGAAAGTTCTTTCTATTATAGATAAATATCAAGTTGAAATGATTGCAATTGGGAACGGCACAGCTTCTAGAGAAACGGAAGAGTTTATAGTAGATGTATTACAAAGTGTGAAACAGGATGTTTTCTATATTATTGTAAATGAAGCAGGGGCAAGTGTGTATTCGGCTTCCGATTTAGCTCGTGAGGAATTCCCTGATTTCCAAGTTGAAGAAAGAAGCGCGGTTTCAATTGGAAGACGCCTGCAAGATCCACTTGCTGAGCTCGTGAAAATTGACCCTAAATCGGTAGGGGTGGGGCAATATCAACATGATGTAACTCAAAAGAGATTAAATGAATCGTTAACATTTGTGGTAGAGACAGCAGTTAACCAAGTTGGTGTGAATGTAAATACAGCTTCAGTTGCATTGTTACAATATGTTTCGGGGTTATCAAAAACAGTTGCGAAAAATATTGTAGCTAAGCGTGAGGAAGATGGGAAATTTACGAAGCGTACTGAATTAAAGAAAATCCCTCGTTTAGGCGCGAAAACATATGAACAGTGTATTGGGTTTTTACGTATATTAGAAGGCGCGAATCCGTTAGATCGTACAGGGATCCATCCAGAACAATATAAAAATGTCGAATTGCTACTAAAGAGTCTAGGGTTATCGAAGAATGATGTAGGGAAACCGAACTTGCAGGAGAGTTTAGAGGGAGTGGATGTTTCTAAATTATCTCAAGAGACGGAGATCGGTGAGCCGACATTGGTTGATATTATTGATGCCTTAATTAGTCCAGAGCGAGACATGAGGGATGAATTGCCAAAACCACTTCTGAAAAAAGGGATTTTGAAATTAGAAGATTTACAGCGTGGTATGGAACTGGAAGGGACAGTTCGTAACGTTGTTGATTTTGGTGCTTTTGTTGACATTGGTGTAAAACAAGATGGTTTAGTGCATATTTCTAAATTAAGCAAACAGTTTGTAAAGCATCCATTAGATGTTGTATCTGTAGGGCAAATCGTAAAAGTATGGGTAGATGATATTGATACAAAAAAAGGTCGTGTTGCATTATCTATGTTACCGATTGAATAG
- the cmpA gene encoding cortex morphogenetic protein CmpA: MPTWLKKQMQRAYFEKNRYQIKLLNECWFYYSKIHQSS, encoded by the coding sequence ATGCCTACATGGCTAAAAAAACAAATGCAACGTGCATATTTTGAAAAAAACCGGTATCAAATTAAATTGCTAAATGAATGCTGGTTTTATTATAGCAAAATACATCAAAGCTCATAA
- a CDS encoding SprT family protein has protein sequence MHEKEIQQLVEEVSLRYFGMPFLHKAMFNNRLRTTGGRYLLKSHNIELNYRYYEMYGKEELVGIIKHELCHYHLHITGRGYKHRDRDFRELLKKVGAPRFCKRMINEEKEKKEKKVYMYECMECSLQYVRRRQINTKRYVCGKCKGKLKPVAKTS, from the coding sequence ATGCATGAGAAAGAAATTCAGCAGCTAGTGGAAGAAGTATCCCTACGATACTTCGGGATGCCATTCTTACATAAAGCGATGTTTAATAATAGATTACGTACAACTGGTGGACGTTATCTATTGAAGAGTCACAATATCGAACTGAATTATCGATATTATGAAATGTATGGTAAAGAAGAATTAGTCGGGATTATTAAACATGAACTTTGTCATTATCACTTGCATATTACAGGGAGAGGATATAAGCATCGGGATAGGGATTTTCGTGAACTATTAAAAAAGGTAGGTGCACCACGTTTTTGTAAGCGAATGATTAATGAAGAGAAGGAAAAGAAGGAAAAGAAGGTTTATATGTATGAATGTATGGAGTGTTCGCTTCAATATGTAAGAAGACGTCAAATAAATACAAAAAGATATGTCTGTGGAAAGTGTAAGGGAAAACTAAAACCGGTAGCGAAAACATCTTGA